Proteins found in one Fusobacterium varium genomic segment:
- a CDS encoding ATP-dependent helicase, with protein sequence MWGIFKKRDREKAVDEDRIFTRKIDKENLLKKDLKRELERNIKNLEKREVKEIDTSLLNKNYKIDYKNSLNEEQLKALTSIEGQYLVIAGAGSGKTRTIIYRTAFLLEQGIKEEEILMVTFTRKAADEMKSRLEDLLERDIKVEIGTFHSFCMKLMGKNRNLFNLEKIIVIDEKEKKSIIGVIIREKRLKLEIGKERVLNIIEGLEKGKNIDDILTEKEKEYKEPLENLIRDYKKYKKINRLFDFNDLIDKVLIKLKSDIDFRRYLQKKYRYIIVDEYQDTDKKQRDILKMICGKDGNLMVVGDDYQSIYGFRGAEFENILRFNEDFPNSYLIKLEKNYRSTEEIVEYSNKIASKFHLKYNKIAKSTGRRGGKPNILKFKDENLQNRFIVEKILKFQKDGIKYGDMAIIYRDRYSVIKLEKLLLENSIPYEKKIDNNVQEFEVELYLKLLNLKREPESILYWEDILEYIPKNSKISVFDILDRKEKNSKILKICKWLENDYTLEESLKISMNLMEDIIQDRVLKFEKIAEINSKINLNINLENYIKEFNRYLTKKDSDNKVALISVHSSKGLEWKVVFIPMMLEGIFPSSLSEENLEEEKRLYYVACSRSKEFLYLLYPEYFYEKLGYFNKKSSFLKF encoded by the coding sequence ATGTGGGGGATATTTAAAAAGAGGGATAGAGAAAAGGCAGTAGATGAGGATAGAATTTTTACAAGAAAGATAGATAAAGAAAATCTACTGAAAAAAGATTTAAAAAGAGAGCTAGAAAGAAATATTAAAAATTTAGAGAAGAGAGAGGTAAAAGAGATTGATACCTCTCTTTTAAACAAGAATTACAAGATTGACTATAAAAATTCTCTCAACGAAGAGCAACTAAAGGCATTGACTTCGATAGAGGGGCAGTATTTGGTGATAGCTGGGGCAGGCTCTGGAAAAACAAGAACTATAATATATAGAACAGCTTTTTTATTGGAGCAAGGGATAAAAGAGGAAGAGATTTTAATGGTAACCTTTACTAGAAAAGCTGCTGATGAGATGAAAAGCAGATTGGAAGATCTACTTGAAAGGGATATAAAAGTTGAGATTGGGACATTTCACTCTTTTTGCATGAAATTAATGGGAAAAAATAGGAATCTATTTAATTTGGAAAAAATTATAGTAATAGATGAGAAAGAGAAAAAAAGTATTATAGGGGTAATTATTAGAGAGAAAAGATTAAAATTAGAAATTGGAAAAGAGAGGGTTTTAAATATAATTGAGGGGCTAGAAAAGGGAAAAAATATAGATGATATCCTTACTGAAAAGGAGAAAGAGTACAAGGAACCTCTTGAAAACTTAATAAGAGATTATAAAAAATATAAGAAGATCAATAGGTTGTTTGATTTTAATGATCTAATAGATAAAGTCCTTATAAAGCTAAAAAGTGACATTGATTTTAGAAGATATCTTCAGAAAAAATACAGATATATAATTGTTGATGAGTACCAAGATACAGATAAAAAGCAGAGGGATATATTGAAGATGATCTGTGGAAAAGATGGGAACTTAATGGTAGTTGGAGATGATTATCAAAGTATATATGGGTTTAGAGGGGCAGAGTTTGAAAATATTTTAAGATTTAATGAGGATTTTCCCAATAGTTATCTTATAAAGTTAGAGAAAAATTATAGAAGTACAGAGGAGATAGTGGAGTACTCCAATAAGATAGCCTCTAAATTTCATCTGAAATATAATAAGATTGCAAAATCTACTGGGAGAAGAGGGGGTAAACCTAATATTTTAAAATTTAAAGATGAAAATCTCCAAAATAGATTTATAGTTGAAAAGATATTGAAGTTTCAGAAAGATGGAATAAAATATGGTGATATGGCTATTATTTACAGGGATAGATATAGTGTAATTAAGTTGGAAAAACTTTTATTAGAAAATAGCATTCCATATGAAAAGAAGATAGACAACAATGTTCAAGAGTTTGAAGTTGAGCTATATTTAAAGCTTTTAAATCTAAAGAGAGAGCCTGAAAGTATTCTCTACTGGGAAGATATTTTAGAATATATTCCTAAAAATAGTAAGATCTCTGTTTTTGATATATTAGATAGAAAAGAGAAAAACTCAAAGATTTTAAAAATATGTAAATGGTTAGAAAATGATTATACTTTAGAAGAAAGTTTGAAAATATCTATGAATTTAATGGAAGATATTATTCAAGATAGAGTACTGAAATTTGAAAAAATAGCTGAAATAAATTCAAAAATTAATCTAAATATTAATTTAGAAAACTATATTAAAGAATTTAATAGATATTTAACTAAAAAAGATAGTGATAATAAGGTAGCTCTGATCTCTGTTCACAGTTCAAAGGGGCTAGAGTGGAAGGTTGTTTTTATTCCTATGATGTTAGAGGGTATCTTTCCAAGTAGTTTAAGTGAGGAGAATTTAGAAGAGGAGAAAAGGCTATATTATGTAGCTTGTAGTAGAAGTAAGGAGTTTTTATATCTCCTCTATCCAGAGTATTTTTATGAAAAATTGGGGTATTTTAACAAAAAATCCTCTTTTTTAAAGTTCTAA